Proteins from one Telopea speciosissima isolate NSW1024214 ecotype Mountain lineage chromosome 1, Tspe_v1, whole genome shotgun sequence genomic window:
- the LOC122658434 gene encoding cytochrome b-c1 complex subunit 9-like, with translation MESSARRSGGGILEGLYRVLMRRNSVYATFVLLGAFAGERAVDYGVDKIWEYNNVGKRYEDIPVLGTRQSE, from the exons ATGGAGTCGTCTGCTCGAAGAAGCGGAGGAGGGATATTAGAAGGACTGTACAGGGTCCTTATGCGCCGGAACTCTGTGTACGCGACCTTTGTCCTCCTCGGCGCTTTCGCTGGAGAACGG GCAGTGGATTACGGAGTTGACAAGATCTGGGAGTACAACAACGTCGGG AAACGGTACGAGGACATTCCGGTGTTGGGTACAAGGCAATCTGAATAA
- the LOC122647887 gene encoding protein CIA1 isoform X1, with protein sequence MELIDGNLQLKEIQKLEGHTDRVWSLAWNPATGVAGIPAMLASCSGDKTVRIWQQTPSGRSSGSWDCKAVLEETHTRTVRSCAWSPSGKLLATASFDATIGIWEQIGNDFECISTLEGHENEVKSVSWNSSGSLLATCSRDKSVWIWEVLPGNEFECVSVLQGHTQDVKMVQWHPSVDVLFSCSYDNTVKIWAEDGDSDDWHCVQTLGEPNNGHSSTVWALSFNSTGDKMVTSSDDLTLKIWGTDRQAMNDGFAPWKHLCTLAGYHDRTIFSVHWSREGVIASGAADDAIRLFVENKDGSIDGPSYNMLLKKEKAHDMDVNSVQWNNTETSLLASASDDGTVKIWEFASVP encoded by the exons ATGGAGTTAATCGACGGAAATCTCCAATTGAAAGAGATTCAGAAGCTTGAAGGCCATACCGATAGGGTTTGGAGTCTGGCTTGGAATCCTGCTACCGGTGTAGCTGGGATTCCCGCCATGTTGGCTTCATGCAGCGGCGACAAGACCGTCCGAATATGGCAGCAGACTCCTTCCGGCCGGTCGTCGGGTTCTTGGGATTGCAAG GCCGTTTTGGAAGAAACGCACACTCGAACTGTTAGGTCCTGCGCCTGGTCTCCGTCTGGGAAATTATTGGCCACAGCAAGTTTTGATGCCACTATTGGTATTTGGGAGCAAATTGGGAATGATTTCGAATGCATTTCTACCTTGGAG GGCCATGAGAATGAAGTCAAAAGTGTTTCATGGAATTCATCCGGTTCTCTACTTGCCACATGTAGCCGAGATAAATCTGTTTGGATCTGGGAAGTTCTGCCAGGGAATGAGTTCGAGTGTGTTTCAGTTCTGCAAGGGCATACGCAGGACGTGAAGATGGTTCAGTGGCATCCTTCTGTGGATGTTCTGTTTTCTTGTAGCTACGATAATACTGTGAAG ATTTGGGCCGAGGATGGAGACAGTGATGATTGGCATTGTGTTCAAACTCTAGGTGAACCTAACAA tGGACACTCATCTACGGTCTGGGCCCTATCTTTCAACTCTACTGGAGATAAAATGGTAACTTCTAG TGACGATCTTACTTTAAAGATTTGGGGGACTGACAGACAGGCAATGAATGACGGTTTTGCCCCTTG GAAGCACCTTTGCACTCTTGCTGGATACCATGATCGGACAATATTTTCAGTTCATTGGTCAAG GGAGGGTGTAATTGCTAGCGGAGCAGCTGATGACGCTATTCGTCTTTTTGTTGAGAACAAAGATGGTTCG ATTGATGGACCTTCCTACAATATGCtgttaaagaaagaaaaggccCATGACATGGATGTAAATTCCGTGCAATGGAACAACACG GAAACCAGTCTGTTAGCTTCAGCAAGCGATGATGGAACGGTGAAGATATGGGAATTTGCCTCTGTACCCTGA
- the LOC122647887 gene encoding protein CIA1 isoform X2, which produces MELIDGNLQLKEIQKLEGHTDRVWSLAWNPATGVAGIPAMLASCSGDKTVRIWQQTPSGRSSGSWDCKAVLEETHTRTVRSCAWSPSGKLLATASFDATIGIWEQIGNDFECISTLEGHENEVKSVSWNSSGSLLATCSRDKSVWIWEVLPGNEFECVSVLQGHTQDVKMVQWHPSVDVLFSCSYDNTVKIWAEDGDSDDWHCVQTLGEPNNGHSSTVWALSFNSTGDKMVTSSDDLTLKIWGTDRQAMNDGFAPWEGVIASGAADDAIRLFVENKDGSIDGPSYNMLLKKEKAHDMDVNSVQWNNTETSLLASASDDGTVKIWEFASVP; this is translated from the exons ATGGAGTTAATCGACGGAAATCTCCAATTGAAAGAGATTCAGAAGCTTGAAGGCCATACCGATAGGGTTTGGAGTCTGGCTTGGAATCCTGCTACCGGTGTAGCTGGGATTCCCGCCATGTTGGCTTCATGCAGCGGCGACAAGACCGTCCGAATATGGCAGCAGACTCCTTCCGGCCGGTCGTCGGGTTCTTGGGATTGCAAG GCCGTTTTGGAAGAAACGCACACTCGAACTGTTAGGTCCTGCGCCTGGTCTCCGTCTGGGAAATTATTGGCCACAGCAAGTTTTGATGCCACTATTGGTATTTGGGAGCAAATTGGGAATGATTTCGAATGCATTTCTACCTTGGAG GGCCATGAGAATGAAGTCAAAAGTGTTTCATGGAATTCATCCGGTTCTCTACTTGCCACATGTAGCCGAGATAAATCTGTTTGGATCTGGGAAGTTCTGCCAGGGAATGAGTTCGAGTGTGTTTCAGTTCTGCAAGGGCATACGCAGGACGTGAAGATGGTTCAGTGGCATCCTTCTGTGGATGTTCTGTTTTCTTGTAGCTACGATAATACTGTGAAG ATTTGGGCCGAGGATGGAGACAGTGATGATTGGCATTGTGTTCAAACTCTAGGTGAACCTAACAA tGGACACTCATCTACGGTCTGGGCCCTATCTTTCAACTCTACTGGAGATAAAATGGTAACTTCTAG TGACGATCTTACTTTAAAGATTTGGGGGACTGACAGACAGGCAATGAATGACGGTTTTGCCCCTTG GGAGGGTGTAATTGCTAGCGGAGCAGCTGATGACGCTATTCGTCTTTTTGTTGAGAACAAAGATGGTTCG ATTGATGGACCTTCCTACAATATGCtgttaaagaaagaaaaggccCATGACATGGATGTAAATTCCGTGCAATGGAACAACACG GAAACCAGTCTGTTAGCTTCAGCAAGCGATGATGGAACGGTGAAGATATGGGAATTTGCCTCTGTACCCTGA
- the LOC122639066 gene encoding protein BIC1-like, with protein MSDQIPSTPSKPNDSNDKQSSIQQDSEEDDSIELQGKDESEPEDQKQVKLQGQYSSSTTVVVMEVEKEDHKNSKEEEEEEEEVTAENSGRERLKKHRKEVAGSVWIPEIWGKEEFLKDWMDCSAFNASLVPSGIMSARAALIEEGQQPNSGGGGGLRIENNRCPVILSSSLRR; from the coding sequence ATGAGTGACCAGATTCCTTCGACTCcctcaaaaccaaatgattcaAATGACAAGCAAAGTAGCATCCAACAAGACTCGGAAGAAGACGATTCCATCGAATTGCAAGGCAAAGACGAATCTGAACCTGAAGATCAGAAACAAGTCAAATTACAAGGTCAGTACTCTTCTTCGACTACGGTGGTGGTGATGGAAGTCGAAAAGGAAGATCACAAGaattcaaaagaagaagaagaagaagaagaagaagtgacaGCAGAGAATTCTGGACGTGAGAGACTAAAGAAGCATCGTAAGGAAGTAGCAGGTAGTGTTTGGATACCAGAGATATGGGGTAAAGAAGAGTTTCTCAAGGATTGGATGGATTGTTCAGCTTTCAATGCCTCTTTGGTTCCAAGTGGAATAATGTCTGCAAGGGCTGCATTGATTGAAGAGGGACAACAACCAAAttcaggtggtggtggtgggttaAGGATAGAGAATAATAGATGTCCAGTCATTCTCTCTAGTAGCttaagaagatga
- the LOC122668151 gene encoding cell division protein FtsZ homolog 2-2, chloroplastic-like: MATHLPCFTPSDTRTSVGVSAVLGGRVFTNNRIGKVCSLNLKLFDEKNVPFGSNHKITSSLAHFRCLANSHNVSPYPSQDPFLNLHPEVSLLRGGEGNDMVTNPRKESSSGIVTESIKDLSSPNNYNEAKIKVIGVGGGGSNAVNRMIESSMKGVEFWIVNTDVQAMRMSPVFSENRLQIGRELTRGLGAGGNPDIGMNAAKESKEAIEEALHGADMVFVTAGMGGGTGTGGGPVIAGVAKSMGILTVGIVTTPFSFEGRRRAVQAQEGVAALRDNVDTLIVIPNDKLLTAVSQSTPVTEAFNLADDILRQGVRGISDIITVPGLVNVDFADVRAIMANAGSSLMGIGTATGKTRARDAALNAIQSPLLDIGIERATGIVWNITGGSDLTLYEVNAAAEVIYDLVDPSANLIFGAVIDQSLSGQVSITLIATGFKRQDEAEGRPLQGSQLAHGDNLGINRRPSSFTEGGSVEIPEFLRKKGRSRFPRA, translated from the exons ATGGCAACTCATCTACCATGTTTCACACCCTCTGATACTCGAACTTCAGTAGGAGTTTCAGCAGTTCTGGGAGGAAGAGTTTTTACGAACAACCGCATTGGTAAAGTTTGTTCCCTGAACCTGAAGTTATTCGATGAGAAGAATGTGCCTTTTGGTTCCAACCATAAGATCACTTCTAGTTTGGCCCATTTTAGATGTTTAGCCAACTCCCACAACGTCAGCCCATATCCTAGTCAAGATCCATTTCTGAATCTACATCCTGAAGTATCGTTGCTAAGAGGAGGCGAGGGAAATGACATGGTAACTAATCCAAGAAAGGAAAGCTCTAGTGGCATTGTAACTGAGAGCATAAAAGACTTGTCCAGTCCGAATAATTATAATGAAGCTAAAATCAAAGTAATTGGTGTTGGGGGTGGCGGGTCAAATGCTGTTAATAGAATGATTGAGAGTTCCATGAAAGGTGTTGAGTTCTGGATAGTTAACACTGATGTTCAAGCGATGAGGATGTCACCTGTGTTTAGTGAGAACCGCTTGCAAATAGGTCGAGAGCTAACAAGGGGACTTGGTGCCGGTGGGAACCCAGATATTGGCATGAATGCTGCCAAGGAAAGCAAAGAAGCAATAGAGGAGGCACTTCATGGTGCTGACATGGTCTTTGTAACG GCGGGAATGGGTGGGGGAACTGGCACTGGTGGTGGCCCAGTAATTGCAGGAGTTGCAAAGTCAATGGGTATCTTGACTGTTGGTATTGTTACAACACCTTTCTCTTTTGAGGGACGAAGGCGAGCGGTACAAGCACAAGAAGGAGTTGCAGCTTTGAGAGATAATGTTGacacattgattgtcattcCAAATGACAAGTTATTGACTGCCGTTTCCCAATCTACCCCCGTTACTGAAGCTTTTAATTTGGCTGATGATATACTCCGACAAGGTGTTCGTGGTATCTCTGATATAATCACG GTTCCTGGTCTAGTCAACGTTGATTTTGCTGATGTCCGAGCTATCATGGCAAATGCAGGTTCTTCTTTGATGGGAATCGGAACAGCAACTG GCAAGACCAGGGCAAGAGATGCCGCATTGAACGCCATCCAATCACCTTTGTTGGATATTGGCATAGAAAGGGCTACTGGGATTGTATGGAACATCACTGGTGGAAGTGATTTAACTTTATACGAG GTAAATGCTGCTGCAGAGGTGATTTATGATCTCGTGGATCCAAGTGCAAACTTAATTTTTGGTGCAGTTATAGATCAGTCACTCAGTGGTCAA GTTAGCATCACTCTGATTGCTACGGGATTTAAACGTCAAGATGAAGCTGAAGGAAGGCCTCTTCAg GGAAGTCAGCTAGCACATGGAGACAACCTTGGGATCAATCGACGACCTTCCTCTTTCACTGAAGGTGGCTCAGTGGAGATCCCCGAGTTCCTGAGAAAGAAAGGACGCTCACGTTTTCCTAGAGCTTGA